A window of the Labrus mixtus chromosome 8, fLabMix1.1, whole genome shotgun sequence genome harbors these coding sequences:
- the ndufv2 gene encoding NADH dehydrogenase [ubiquinone] flavoprotein 2, mitochondrial produces MFLSSVVRSAVSQTARQVRSLHRSAVRAGAGGIFVHRDTPDNNPDTPFEFTEENKKRIEAIVSMYPIGHKQAATIPVLDVAQRQHGWLPISAMNKVAEVLEVPPMRVYEVATFYTMFLRQPVGKYFIQICTTTPCMLCNSDSILETIQKKLGIKVGETTPDKMFTLIEVECLGACVNAPMVQINDNYYEDLTPKDMEDIIDELVAGRVPPPGPRNGRFSCEPAGGLTSLTEPPTGPGFGVRADL; encoded by the exons atgtttctgtcttctGTAGTTCGCTCTGCAGTGTCGCAGACG gcCAGACAGGTCAGGAGTCTGCACCGGTCTGCTGTACGTGCTGGAGCTGGTGGCATCTTTGTG CACAGAGATACTCCTGACAACAACCCTGACACTCCTTTTGAGTTCACTGAGGAGAACAAAAAG AGGATTGAGGCAATCGTTTCAATGTACCCGATTGGACACAAGCAAGCAGCCACCATCCCAGTGTTGGACGTAGCCCAGAGGCAACATGGATGGCTCCCCATCTCCGCTATGAATAAG GTCGCAGAAGTGCTGGAAGTCCCTCCAATGAGAGTGTACGAAGTAGCAACATTTTATACAATGTTTCTACGTCAGCCCGTGGGAAAATACTTCATTCAAATCTGCACAACAACACCCTGCATGCTCTGCAACTCAGACAGCATCCTGGAGACCATCCAAAAGAAACTGG GTATCAAGGTTGGAGAGACTACTCCAGACAAGATGTTCACGCTAATAGAAGTGGAATGCCTGGGGGCCTGTGTCAATGCGCCAATGGTCCAGATCAATGACAACTATTAT GAGGACCTCACACCTAAGGACATGGAGGACATCATAGACGAACTCGTGGCAGGCAGAGTTCCACCACCTGGGCCCAG gaATGGGCGTTTCTCATGTGAGCCCGCAGGAGGCTTGACTTCCCTGACAGAGCCTCCTACAGGACCAGGCTTTGGTGTGAGGGCCGACCTGTAG